TGCCATGACATAGTATGTTATATCACAAATAATTCTTCACTTGTAGAACTATTATCACTTACATATACAAGTAAGATGAGTAGATGTTGCCGAAAATAACATCAGAGGTTCTCTCACTGTGCAGGCAGTCCATCAGTGTACAGTGTGTGCTGATGATAGTCACAGTAGATGGAGCAGTGGCGCATGTAGTAAATCTGCTTAGGATATACCATCCAGTATCAGCTGCATATTGACTACAGTAGAAAATGTGGATTTCGCTGTCACCAGTAGGCCGTTTAcaaggaaatattcaaaacaatCTATGTAAGATCACATCTTAAGATACGTATATTAGCTTCTTGATTTCTCACATAGGCCTATGACCCTATGATACTGTGTAACATATTACGAATTTGCGTTGAGGTGCGTTCATGTAGTATTCTGAGGTTACAATGATGGTCAGCGTAGACGTAAAGAAGGAAATTTTGTTCAGCGGTCTCCTTGTCAGTTAAGAGCAGGCTTGTGATATTTGGTCATGTATATGCACAGAATTATTATAGACCTATCATAGAAGCTGTGTTGTGCCTCAGTGAAGGTTACTGAGCTCTGTAGCTTGCGGGCTTTCGAATAACTACACACCCTCAGACTTAAAGTTGCAATATTATaacttttggctggtttcgttgtctaagggctgggatacgtagttgccgcattacagcccaaatactgctgagtcgacAGTACACGATATGAGTAACACATGAATCGAATAGTCGAAGGTTCCTATTACTAGGCAATTGCGAATTACGTGCTGTATTTGACCCGTTGGCAACGGTTTCACGTCACCAGCTGCGTGCAGACCCGTCTGACCGGGTTATTTATGTGGGCGTATTCCTCGATGGTTTCGGTGCACTTTTCGGCACCGTAATGTCAGTGACTTAAATGGACGTAGTCTAtcaactgtttcaaatacttaTTGGGAAAAGACAGTCTCCATTTGTCCGTCTCTTCATCTTTCCGCCGGAATAACTCTCCCTTGTGTATCTTATAATCTTTTGGTATTTTCTCGTATCCCTTGCTGTCGAAATTCACCTTAATGTGTCTCACCACAGGATCGTCGTTTTGTGCTCGCTGCATATCTTTGCACACCGCACGAATTTCTTCCTCCCCTGCCACCCCCGTCATACACAGTAGCTTAAATTCGTTCGAATCCTCCCTTCCATTATCTTCCGCCCCTATTGGTAATCTGGACAGAGCATCGGCAAACCCATTTTCTGTATCCTTTATGTCGCGGATTTCGTACTCGAATTGCTGCATGAACATTGCCCAACGCATTAAGCGGTCGTTCAGTATCCTGCAGTCTGCAGACAACTCAGAGCCTAGTATTCCGACTATACTGTCACTTTTCTGACCTCTAGATACATGTGGAATTTCTTAAATCCGTGCACAATCGCGAGTATCACCTACTCCGATATGCTGTATCACCGTTTATGCTTATTTATCATGCAGCCTGAGAATGCCACACTACGGTGTTCAATTCTTCCATCGATTAAGTTTTCCTGAAACAGTTCACAACTTATTCCATAGTCTGAACTGTCCGACGCTAAACAGAAAGGGAAATTCATATCGTGGTGATACAAGATCTTACTAATGCACAATTTATCCTTTACACCGTGGAATTCCGTTTCACATTCCTCGTTCCACCTCGAAGCTGCATTTTTTTCCAACAGTTTGCATAAATTCGGAATGTTgattcccccctcccccaagaATGTTCTGTAGAAACCGCACAAGCCCAAGTATGACTTCAGTTGTTTCCTACTTTTGGGTCTACTACATTCGGCAATGGACTTAATTTTTTCGGAACTAGgtaaaattcaaaatggttcaaatggctctgagcacaatgggacttaacatctgaggtcatcagttccctagaacttagaacttcttaatcctaactaacctaaggacatcacacacatccatgcccgaggcaggattcgaacctgcgaccgtaacagttgcgcggttccggactgagcgcctagaaccgctagaccaccatggCCGGCAGGTAAAATTCCTTCCAATGTGAGGATATGCCCCAAGAATAGCATTTCTGCTCGAACAAACATTTTGCGGGCTTTAAGGTCATTCCACCTCGTCTCAGAATCATGAGTACCTCCTCCAAAACTGGATAATGTTCATTCCACGTTTCTGTAGCGATCAGTATATCATGTGCGTATTCACGAGTTTGCTCAGTAGACTCTCCCCCAGGACATGACTCAGCGctcttacaaaaactgccacagaaagTGTAAGTCCGAGTGGTACTAGCCTAAACCGATACCTTCACCCTTCGAAAAGGATATCAGTGTACCGTGTGTTTTCCTCTGCCAACTGGATCTGCCAAAATACCGACGTCAGATCAACACTGGACATTAACTTGATATTATTAAAACTCTGCAGCAGTTCCTCCATATTGCCAGACTGGTCTAATTCCTTTAcaaatacttatttatttttctcgcATCTAGGCCTCATACTATTTTGATTGGGTTGTCCCGTTTTTTAACAATAACGGTAGtattgcagtaatcgctcctgcaTTGATCGACTATATCTTAATCCAACAGTTGTTTTAATCGAACTCTGACGGCATCCATGTCTGCTGCAGGTATTACATATGGTTTGCATTTTATAGGTTCTTGACGTTTCACTTTTATAGAGTACCAGAAATCGGTAACATTATCAGGTCGATCAGAGAATACGTCCCCGTAGCGGTACAACAAAACACACTACTCTCTCTTTTCCCCTCTGATATACCCTTAGCTGCATCAATCACGTAATTATGTTATGCATATCGACTTCCTCACTCCAACCCCTAGTAACTATGGCATGATAAATCTGATTTTCAcctgttaaaattcttttaaattttacttacTTTGTTCCATTCTGAAATTCAAATTCAAGGCATTTCCCTACTAAATTATCGAAGTATTGAATTTGCACAGGAAGTCAGAACCTAAAATTACTTCCTTTACTAGACCGCACACTACAAAACATTGTATCTcgaatttattttctccacatttaaattctaaaagtatttgttttgtcGTGTTCACTTATTCATACCACAACTGCTGTTTCAACCTGAACGCCAGTGACTGGGAAGATAACTAGTTCCCTATTTTTAATGATGTTCATAAAACTTTCCAACAACGCTGACACACTACTACCTGAATCTAGAAGTGCATCTAACATTTCTTTGCCAACTTTAATTTCAATAATTAGTTGTACATCTACCATTTCCTTTCGTTCTCAATATTTTTCccttaataaatcattttctacgTCTAGTCCCTTCTCTTTCAATTCTAGCTTAAACACATCCTGTTCTATCTATCCCTCAATCTCAGGTTAATCTCAAAATAATTCATTACATATTTTCTTCACCCCAAATTCATTCCTTTCCCTTTCTAAACCTCCggcaattttaaacttctctcgtttccACATATGCGGCAGTGACGACCGAATGCTCTACCGTACCAACGCCAATCAGTCACACTAAaatcacactcctccttcataTACCAATCCGTACGAACTTCATTATACACTTtttacttcagccctctctaaattttctgttcgTTCTTCCACAACTTTCACcgattcactacccacagcatgcacaacttCACTGTTTTTCCCCTCCAAGACATCGACACTTGCAGCATCAACGAAATAACtcatcaattcactgttaaacgCTTGAccttcctgaaataatacatcgatgcctaagTCATCATTACgataaatattcatctcagcaaacttatctgctgatacaccatttaaatcactgcattaattcacatcagaaaccttacttttCTCCGTCGCAAA
This DNA window, taken from Schistocerca piceifrons isolate TAMUIC-IGC-003096 chromosome 4, iqSchPice1.1, whole genome shotgun sequence, encodes the following:
- the LOC124796106 gene encoding uncharacterized protein LOC124796106; its protein translation is MVDVQLIIEIKVGKEMLDALLDSGSSVSALLESFMNIIKNRELVIFPVTGVQVETAVVNGTKTFLGEGGINIPNLCKLLEKNAASRWNEECETEFHGVKDKLCISKILYHHDMNFPFCLASDSSDYGISCELFQENLIDGRIEHRSVAFSGCMINKHKRGQKSDSIVGILGSELSADCRILNDRLMRWAMFMQQFEYEIRDIKDTENGFADALSRLPIGAEDNGREDSNEFKLLCMTGVAGEEEIRAVCKDMQRAQNDDPVVRHIKVNFDSKGYEKIPKDYKIHKGELFRRKDEETDKWRLSFPNKYLKQLIDYVHLSH